Genomic window (Micropterus dolomieu isolate WLL.071019.BEF.003 ecotype Adirondacks unplaced genomic scaffold, ASM2129224v1 contig_11327, whole genome shotgun sequence):
GAGTTGGCACTCTTTTCTGTTGCACCCAGGTGAAGGCCATTGCTCAGTTGCTGGTACACTTCAACTGGACTTGGGTAGGGCTGATTCGGGGGGACCATGAATATGGACGCTTTGCTGTGCAAGGTTTACTGAGAGAATTACAGGGTACCAAAGTGTGTGTAGCATACCAGGAAATCATACCTCTGCTCTACAATCGCCAGAGGGCATTGGAGATCATGCAGGTAAATACAAAGACACAATGAATTCATTTCAGAATTACAGAGTTTTTATTCCACCTCAAGACCCTTTTACCGTACGTGTTGATTACACCCCATTGCCATTAAAGGCCCTGTGTGTGGAATCTTTGCATTATTCTGCCATAAAATTGAGACAATCCTGGTGAAAATTATTGCATTCTGCATATTGCTTTTAGCCCATTTATTTCAATGTCCCCAGGTTGGATCCATGGAGGAGAAGGGGATATTCACATGCGCTGCAGTTGTACAAAGTGCCTTTTTTTGATATTACCAATAGGTGTCAAAATCTAAATCCTACATATAGGGGCGTTTAATAAATTAAGTCACTGTATTTCACATTATGTACCTGTGAGCCTAGCTCAATGTCACATATTTCATCCTGCTTTCTTTTTGCCTTCTCTCTTCCTTGTGAAACTCTTCTCTTCCTTCCTCATCTGCCTCTCTGTAAAGGTGATGCGTAGCTCTTTGGCCAAAGTGGTGGTGGTATTTTCAGCCGAGGGGGAGATGACACCTTTCCTGAGAGATTACATGACGCAAAACATCACTGGAATCCAATGGGTGGCTAGCGAGGCCTGGGTCACAGCATCTGTCTTTACAGGAAGCGAGTATTATTCCTACGTGGGAGGCACTATTGGGTTTGGCATCAGAAAAGGTCATATATCCAGACTTAGTGAGTACCTGCAGACAGTAAACCCACAGATGTATCCCAATAGTCTTCTGGTTAAGGAGCTGTGGGAAGCTCTGTATGGTTGCAGTCCCTCTGAGTTCTCTAGCTCACACTTGCCTCTCTGCTCAGGACAGGAGTCCTTGTTGAAGCAGCATTCAGCTTACATGAATACATCCAGCCCTAGAGTGGCCTATAATGTCTACAAGGCTGTTTATGCAATTGCTCATTCCCTCCAGAACCTTCTTCTCTGTCAACCAGGCAGAGGGCCTTTTCAAAACAACTCATGTGCTCAAAGCAACAATATACACCCCTGGCAGGTATAATCCAGTATACTTATTGTTACAGTATAGCATTGAGATATTTGAGtgtttaaatcattatttaattaatttgaattcatattatgtatgtattttcaaGCTCCAATACTACCTCcaggaagtgacatttaacATTGGCGAGGAGGAGGTGAACTTTGATCTGAAGGGCGACTCCGTACCTTATTATGATATCATCAACTGGCAGAGAGGCACAGGCGGGAACATTGAGTTTGTCAACGTGGGATTGTTTGATGGAATGAAGCCTGCAGGACAAGAGCTGGTGATCCAGGAGGACAGGATAATGTGGGCAGGACATCAGAGTGAGGCAAGCTGCTCACACTGTGTTTTTAACTTCATCAGATGCCAACTGTTGAAGTTCTGTAGGTTGAGGTGGAGGTAAGTCAGGTGGGCGGGATGAGCTGGATCAGAAATCATTTTCAGTAAATAGTAGTGATTCAAAGCCCGCCAAACAGTTTGACATGTTTTGTGCTAATTCCCATTGCATCCATCGTccaccgcttatcctgcgtacagggtcgcgagggggctggagccaatcccagcacactttggacaggtcgccagtccatcgcagggccacacatagacacacaaccactcgcactcacatccacacctaaggacaatttcagagacaccaattaacctagcctgcatgtctttggatggtgggaggaagctggagcacctggagagaacccacacggacacggggagaacatgcaaacgccacacagaaaggccggggcaaccggggtttaaacccacgaccttcttgctgtgaggcgacagtgctaaccactgcactaCCGCGCCGCCACAGAAgttaattattacattttttttatatttctacatACTGGATAGAACTACATATTCTTAAATtgcttaaaggggcattatggagtttctagcggccactagcggagtggttctaagattgcaaccaggcgtgtgctcgtacgcgtgctcgcttgaagtTATGAGcaagcataatccgaaacactaccactttcatacagaaataccacaataacaccagcatgcaggctgtggcttttctccagacatgttaaGGCTCTGTTACatgttcccgtctcagaggcatcAACACTAGCGCcatacctttcattcagcgcagccagACGCATATCGGCTCAGTACCCCAGAAAAAAGGCAgggtgacagcggctatagacagacagggagaacagacagagctggaaactcagttaaactcccactgcaatgttacagtaatagtttcaTCAACtgtaggttgaactaatccatgctcgttacatgatcacagtacatttactccatttagccgacatgctacatcgttagctcgcctgtctGCTGTTCAGTAACGTTAACCATCGTTATACTcttcactggaggctcagcaatgtcagcacagctacatgtattggatgataatgaaatggtttgtgagctggaatggatattataatgagattgtgtcacactttataacagttagaccgcagtaagtaattttactgtaactagtgatagtggatgactcttccttcctctgtgttgttgtgaccgttttgttacagtgttttatattatgtgggtcacgttagttacagcaaTGGTGGATAAGCTGTGTattgagtattggtaaaaccacaataaacataaactgaacgttacgaagcaaacagtggcaggtccaagctactgtagcgttagctggctgcatcactgtAGTATAGTAAaaaaatcgctccacatttgctttttaccgtcaTTTCTTgtaggctaaatcaacagtggcaTACAGGATAGTAGCATGGGTGgcgttggtgaagtaatgtagaaagcgatataactttgcataacattagcaactgccgGCGAGCTAATctgactttctctgtttctccagctttactaatgctcactttgttctgtTCTTTTTCGACGTCATCTGAACCTGATTGGTtcgatgggcttcagcacataaacctttattgttgtctcCTTATGTGGAGCCTGTCTTTGCTGTGAGCTGGTTATTTTATGGTGTTaatggactgcatgtcgttagctgccatgttgtcgctgtagtctgagagaggcttgGAAGTGTGCACAGAgatgaatccgacccggagacctcacattaaaagcagaatatcggccgatgcaagcaacggagaaaacaggcgtgtgcttaatttctaagtgagttttgagaagaatttgatttattaaaatcaaaaacttacatatagcccctttaaggaGAAGTCCTCAATTCACATTTTAAAGCTAAGCCTCTCCACTATTTTCTTAATGGCTGGGTGACCAAATTATTTAGGAGCATGGTGTTTAATCAGGATTTTTTTGTaggaaatgtcagaaaataaaaacatcccaACACTATATCCTACTATCTCAAGTGAGGTTGTTTGTTCTGTCCAACCGAAAGTACAAAATGCAATGATGTTCAATTTACAGTTAAGTTCTGCAGAGAACAGCATcacatcctcacatttgaggaagtggaaccagcaaatgttggGTTTTTGCTAAATAAATGGCTtaaacaattatcaaaataatattttttcagACAATGGACTAgtcaattaattgactaataaTTTTATCATTTCAGAGCTGAAAGCCATTATCTGCCCTATAGGTGCCAATGTCTGTGTGCAGTGCCAGCTGTCTTCCAGGGTCCCGGAAGGCTGTCCGTCATGGGGAGCCTGTTTGTTGCTTTGACTGTGTACCATGTGACAGTGGCAAAATTAGCAATCAGACAAGTGAGCTTAAAACCAAATATTAACAATCACAAACATTCAAATCTAATATATCATATTACAACCAgataatatttgaatattttaaaatgagctATTTTTTGATCCTCTTCCCTTTAGATTCAATAGAGTGCACATTTTGTCCTGAGGACTTCTGgtcaaacaaagacagaacCGCCTGCATCCCCAAGATGGTGGAGTTCTTGGCCTATGATTCCTTGGGCACAGCCCTGACAGTAATCTCTGTGGTGGGCGCCTGCCTCACTACAGCTGTCTTTGCAGTCTTTTTCTATCACAGAAGCACAGCCATTGTCCGTGTGAATAACTCTGAACTCAGCTTCTTAATCCTGCTTGCGCTgactctgtgttttctgtgttccCTGGTGTTCATTGGGGAGCCAACACGTTGGTCCTGCATGCTGCGCCACACTGCCTTTAGCATCACATTTTCACTTTGCAtctcctgcattctggggaagACACTGGTGGTGTTGGCTGCTTTCACTGCCACCAGGCCAGGGGACAACATCATGAAGTGGCTGGGGCCGAAACAGCAGAGGGTCATTATCTTTAGTTGCACTCTGGTTCAGGTGGTTATCTGTGCTGCCTGGCTCCTTGATGCTCCCCCTTTTCCATCCAGAAATACACAATATGAACGCTCAAAGATCATACTGGAGTGTAGTGTGGGCTCCAGCCTCGCATTCTGGTGCGTTCTAGGATATATTGGTCTACAGGCCTGTCTGTGCTTTGTACTCGCTTTTCTGGCCCGTAAGTTGCCGGGCAACTTCAACGAGGCCAAGTTCATTACTTTCAGCATACTGATCTTCTGTGCTGTGTGGCTGGCATTCATCCCTGCTTATATCAGCTCCCCTGGGAAGT
Coding sequences:
- the LOC123965785 gene encoding extracellular calcium-sensing receptor-like, whose amino-acid sequence is MPDLNCTYKPPPVKCNGFDPRAFRWAQTMRLAVEEINLSTKLLHNYTLGYKIFDSCAYPLTGQRAALAVLNGLSEDDFPMCSGASPLLAMIGESGSAQSIVLSRILQPFRIPMISYFSSCDCLSDRKQYPTFFRVIPNDDYQVKAIAQLLVHFNWTWVGLIRGDHEYGRFAVQGLLRELQGTKVCVAYQEIIPLLYNRQRALEIMQVMRSSLAKVVVVFSAEGEMTPFLRDYMTQNITGIQWVASEAWVTASVFTGSEYYSYVGGTIGFGIRKGHISRLSEYLQTVNPQMYPNSLLVKELWEALYGCSPSEFSSSHLPLCSGQESLLKQHSAYMNTSSPRVAYNVYKAVYAIAHSLQNLLLCQPGRGPFQNNSCAQSNNIHPWQLQYYLQEVTFNIGEEEVNFDLKGDSVPYYDIINWQRGTGGNIEFVNVGLFDGMKPAGQELVIQEDRIMWAGHQSEVPMSVCSASCLPGSRKAVRHGEPVCCFDCVPCDSGKISNQTNSIECTFCPEDFWSNKDRTACIPKMVEFLAYDSLGTALTVISVVGACLTTAVFAVFFYHRSTAIVRVNNSELSFLILLALTLCFLCSLVFIGEPTRWSCMLRHTAFSITFSLCISCILGKTLVVLAAFTATRPGDNIMKWLGPKQQRVIIFSCTLVQVVICAAWLLDAPPFPSRNTQYERSKIILECSVGSSLAFWCVLGYIGLQACLCFVLAFLARKLPGNFNEAKFITFSILIFCAVWLAFIPAYISSPGKYADAVESFAILASSFGLLFCLFAPKCYIILLKPERNTKQHLMGKENLIS